The Streptomyces sp. ICC1 DNA window TGTTGGCCTGCCAGCCGGAGTTGTCGGCGGTCGGGTCGAGCCCCGACAGCACCATCCAGATCACCGAGGCCGCCGCGGACACCCCGAGCAGCCACCAGTCCCGGGGTTTGCGGGTGACCAGCGCGAGCCGCAGCATCGTCCCCCAGGCGAGGAGCCCGCAGCTCAGGATGGGCAGCAGCGCGAACAGCACGCGAAGGGCCACCACGCCCCCGTTGCTGGGCTGGTGACCGTGGGGCGGCGGGGTGCCGGGGCCGTGCATCGCTGCTCCTGACGGGCCGGGGAAGGCGAGTTTCGGGTCTGAGCGTATACAGCGTTTCCGGCCGGGGGTGAGGGGATGCCCCCAACCGTTGCAGGGTCGCAGCGCGGCAGCGCCCGCGGGCGGGGAACAGCAGGTGGGAGGCTTCCCCGAGCGAATCACCCAAAACGCGCGTAGCGTCGCAAACGGGATTACGGAAGGAGCCCGTGACATGGGGATCTTTGACCGGTTCAGGGACCAGGCGAAGGACAAGGGAAAGCAGATCTCGGACAACCTCGAACAAGAGGCCAACGAGAAGACCGGCAACAAGTACGCGGATCAGATCGACAGGGCCCAGCAGCAGGCGGAAGAGCGCCTCGGCATCGACGACGACCCGAAGAAGTAGCCTTCGCCCACCAGCCTCCGCGGGAACGCGACCGGCCGCGGCCGGGGACCGGAAAGGTTCCCCGCCGCGGCCGTCGCCGTTCCCAAGGGCCTCCGCCCAAGGCCTCCACCCGAGAGGGCCTCGGCCTGGGAAAGTCTCGGCCTGGGAGAGCCTCGGCCTAGGAGCCGAGGATCGTGGCGAGGAACTCCCCGGTCCAGCCCAGCAGATCCCGCCCGACGAGCGGCTTGCCGCCCACCCGCGCCGTCTTGGGCCGCGGGATCAGCACCTGCGAGGTGGCGGGCTTGAGCACCGCGCCCGGGTAGAGCCGCTTGAGGCGCAGCTCCTGCGACTCGCGCAACTCCACCGGCCCGAAGCGGATGTTGGGGCCTTGCAGGGTGATGTCGCCGACCCCGCAGGCGCGGGCGAGCATCCGCAGTCCGGCCACCAGCAGCAGGTTCTCCACCGGCTCCGGCAGCTTGCCGTAGCGGTCGGTGAGCTCCTCGCGGACGGCCTTGACGTCCTCCTCGGAGTTGGCCGCGGCGATCGAGCGGTAGGCCTGCAGGCGCAGCCGCTCGCCCGGCGCGTAGTCGTGCGGGACGTGCGCGTCGACCGGCAGCTCGATCTTCACCTCCAGCGGCGGCTCCTCCTCCGGGCCGCCCTCGATCGCCGCCCGGTAGTCGGCCACGGCCTCGCCGACCATCCGGATGTAGAGGTCGAAGCCGACGCCCGCGATGTGGCCGGACTGCTCGCCGCCGAGCAGGTTGCCCGCGCCGCGGATCTCCAGGTCCTTCATCGCCACGTACATGCCGGCGCCCATCTCGGTGTGCTGGGCGATCGTCGCGAGCCGCTCGTGCGCGGTCTCGGTGAGCGGCTTCTCCGG harbors:
- a CDS encoding antitoxin, translated to MGIFDRFRDQAKDKGKQISDNLEQEANEKTGNKYADQIDRAQQQAEERLGIDDDPKK